Proteins from one Gaiella occulta genomic window:
- a CDS encoding universal stress protein, with product MIATAPFQARGLSSSVCERIVCGIDETPESLEAALQAARLRAPGGVLVLVAVAEVALAARAGWAAVRVADRIWGGCEDALQRAVALVQPTSYRIVKGRPYLALLGQIERERATLVALGTHEHRRAAGLVFGSVGTAVLCDAPCSVLVARRQPSGGGPPRRIVVGVDGSPPAAVAAAVAQELEARFSGEVRAVTGLGGKQVDSGVVSELYPEAEFDPRPPVEAIVDRSRTADLVVVGSRGLHGWRAFGSVSERVAHRARCSVLVARGLDTAGVSTGG from the coding sequence GTGATAGCAACCGCACCGTTCCAGGCTCGGGGGCTGTCGAGCTCCGTGTGCGAGCGCATCGTCTGCGGAATCGACGAGACGCCCGAGAGCCTCGAGGCTGCGCTTCAGGCGGCTCGGCTGCGAGCACCCGGCGGCGTACTCGTGCTCGTCGCTGTCGCCGAGGTCGCTCTGGCCGCGCGGGCGGGGTGGGCGGCAGTGCGCGTTGCCGATCGGATCTGGGGCGGCTGCGAGGACGCGCTTCAGCGCGCGGTGGCACTCGTGCAGCCGACGAGCTACCGCATTGTCAAGGGGCGGCCGTATCTTGCGCTGCTCGGCCAGATCGAGCGTGAGCGGGCGACGCTTGTGGCTCTCGGAACGCATGAGCACCGACGGGCCGCGGGCCTTGTCTTCGGCAGCGTGGGGACGGCGGTGCTGTGCGACGCTCCCTGCTCGGTCCTCGTCGCGCGTCGGCAGCCGTCGGGCGGCGGGCCGCCGCGGCGGATCGTGGTGGGAGTCGACGGCTCGCCGCCGGCGGCTGTCGCGGCCGCGGTCGCGCAGGAGCTCGAAGCTCGCTTCAGCGGCGAGGTTCGGGCGGTGACGGGGCTCGGCGGGAAGCAGGTCGACAGCGGCGTCGTCTCCGAGCTGTACCCGGAAGCCGAGTTCGACCCGCGACCGCCGGTGGAGGCGATCGTGGATCGGTCGCGGACGGCCGACCTGGTTGTCGTGGGCAGCCGCGGCCTGCACGGCTGGCGGGCGTTCGGAAGCGTCAGCGAGCGGGTTGCGCACCGGGCGCGCTGCTCGGTTCTCGTGGCGCGTGGCCTTGACACGGCGGGAGTTTCGACAGGCGGGTAG
- a CDS encoding TerC family protein: protein MAVSWWGWVVFGAFVVAMFLVDLAAFGRGGREIPLRRAAVWSVGWTALGLGFALPLLVWRGSQATSEYLAGFLIEKSLSVDNLFVFALVFSYFAVPPALQRRVLFWGIAGALVLRGVFILGGAALLDAFHATVYVFGGFLVLTGIRMARQRGVEIHPERNPVLRLMRRALPMTDDYRGDRLTVREHGRRLATPMLAALVLVATFDVVFAVDSIPAIFAVTRDTFIVFAANAFSLLGLSALYFVLVGMLGRFVYLNVGLATILVFVGVKMILSDVVQLPHWLSLVVVVVTLAAAVAASLAWPPRGRPPSSPPLAGAQREKAGVTVER, encoded by the coding sequence ATGGCGGTGAGCTGGTGGGGATGGGTCGTCTTCGGCGCCTTCGTGGTGGCGATGTTCCTCGTCGACCTCGCTGCCTTCGGGCGCGGGGGACGGGAGATCCCGCTCCGGCGAGCGGCGGTGTGGAGCGTCGGCTGGACGGCGCTCGGGCTTGGGTTCGCCCTTCCGCTCCTCGTCTGGCGCGGGAGCCAGGCGACCAGCGAGTACCTGGCCGGCTTCCTGATCGAGAAGAGCCTCTCGGTCGACAACCTGTTCGTCTTCGCGCTCGTCTTCTCCTACTTCGCCGTCCCGCCCGCCTTGCAGCGGCGCGTTCTCTTCTGGGGCATCGCCGGAGCGCTCGTGCTGCGCGGCGTCTTCATCCTCGGCGGAGCCGCGCTTCTCGACGCCTTCCACGCGACCGTCTACGTCTTCGGAGGCTTCCTCGTCCTGACCGGGATTCGGATGGCCCGGCAGCGAGGGGTCGAGATCCATCCCGAGCGGAACCCCGTGCTGCGGCTGATGCGGCGCGCGCTGCCGATGACCGACGACTACCGCGGCGACCGCCTGACCGTGCGGGAGCACGGCCGCCGCCTGGCGACGCCGATGCTGGCGGCGCTCGTCCTCGTCGCCACCTTCGATGTCGTCTTCGCCGTCGACTCGATCCCGGCGATCTTCGCGGTGACGCGAGACACCTTCATCGTCTTCGCGGCGAACGCCTTCTCCCTGCTCGGGCTCTCGGCTCTCTACTTCGTGCTCGTGGGGATGCTCGGTCGCTTCGTCTACCTGAACGTGGGCCTCGCGACGATCCTCGTCTTCGTCGGCGTCAAGATGATCCTCTCCGATGTCGTCCAGCTGCCGCACTGGCTCTCGCTCGTGGTCGTGGTCGTGACGCTCGCGGCGGCGGTCGCGGCCTCGCTCGCATGGCCGCCGCGCGGCCGGCCGCCGTCCTCGCCCCCGCTCGCCGGCGCCCAGCGCGAGAAGGCCGGCGTCACGGTCGAGCGATGA
- a CDS encoding ribose-phosphate diphosphokinase, producing the protein MSIRQETRRRLMLFCGRSAPALSLQIAASLGVELGAVDREEFANGDRACRYEESVRGADVFIVQTAAPPLDAHLVELLVMVNAARLASAKRVTAVIPRFFYAGHDRKSRPREPITARLVAAMIERAGAARVLTMDLHAGQVPGFFSIPVDHMTALPLLAEHFRERCAAEDAVVVSPDTGRTKLAGRFAAMIDAPLVVLNRDSRSARARGTPAVIGSVAGKAAILVDDIIDSGATLVSGAAALRDAGAARVLACATHGVFSGDAAARLAGSAIETVVITDTVPLAGGRDAANVEVLTASGILADTIANVFSDTSVSAIFAGANELF; encoded by the coding sequence ATGAGCATCAGGCAGGAAACCAGGCGGCGCCTGATGCTGTTCTGCGGCCGCTCCGCGCCGGCTCTCTCACTGCAGATCGCGGCGAGCCTCGGGGTCGAGCTCGGCGCGGTCGACAGGGAGGAGTTCGCGAACGGAGACAGGGCGTGCCGCTACGAGGAGTCGGTGCGGGGCGCCGACGTCTTCATCGTGCAGACGGCCGCCCCGCCGCTCGACGCGCATCTCGTCGAGCTGCTCGTGATGGTCAACGCCGCAAGGCTCGCCTCGGCGAAGCGGGTCACCGCGGTGATCCCCCGCTTCTTCTACGCCGGCCACGACCGCAAGTCGCGCCCGCGCGAGCCGATCACCGCGCGCCTCGTGGCCGCGATGATCGAGCGCGCGGGCGCTGCCAGGGTGCTGACGATGGACCTTCACGCGGGCCAGGTACCAGGGTTCTTCTCGATCCCGGTCGACCACATGACGGCGCTGCCGCTGCTCGCCGAGCACTTCCGCGAGCGCTGCGCGGCCGAGGACGCGGTCGTGGTGTCGCCCGACACCGGCCGCACGAAGCTCGCGGGGCGCTTCGCCGCGATGATCGACGCCCCGCTCGTCGTGCTCAACCGCGACAGCCGCTCCGCCCGCGCCAGGGGCACGCCCGCCGTGATCGGATCGGTCGCCGGGAAGGCGGCCATCCTCGTCGACGACATCATCGACAGCGGCGCGACCCTCGTCTCCGGCGCCGCCGCGCTGCGGGACGCCGGCGCCGCCCGCGTGCTCGCCTGCGCGACGCACGGCGTCTTCAGCGGCGACGCCGCCGCCCGTCTCGCCGGGAGCGCGATCGAGACGGTCGTGATCACCGACACCGTCCCGCTCGCCGGCGGGCGAGACGCCGCAAACGTCGAGGTGCTGACCGCGTCCGGGATCCTCGCCGACACGATCGCGAATGTGTTCAGCGACACATCCGTCTCGGCGATCTTTGCCGGTGCCAACGAGCTCTTCTAG
- a CDS encoding ribonuclease J — MKKDTLRVLPLGGLGEIGKNMTVLEVDGRMLMVDAGVRFPSPEMHGVDLVLPDFTYVLEHADRLDGIFITHGHEDHLGALPFVLRELDREAPPVFGRRLTMAMARSKLDEHRLRDVELNALEPGEVVTVGPFVVELIHLTHSIPDAAGVLVTTPPGRVLITGDYRFDQSPVDGRPADFDRLARLGSEGLLLLCGDSTNADRDGFAPSESAVGPALFDVFARCEGRIVVTSFASNIHRVAQVVRAADELGRKVALVGRSMVKNVKIGRSLGHITIPDGTLIQPRQIGDFPDDELVIISTGSQGEPLSALRRMAYGEHQQVSLRAGDTVVFSATSVPGNERAVNETIDRLYQLGCDVVTAAQAPVHTSGHGYREELKLMLNLTRPRYLMPFHGDFKRIHLHALLAESVGITPDRVFRGENGRPLEIDAEGARFAEPVQAGMMFVDGLGVGDPEDAALHDRRALSRDGIVFVVAIAAQESDDEPVAAPEVILRGVPAAGGVDTLTEQLRGAVQKTLARAAREHIHDPQHLQEIVHDDLAALVYTLTKRRPMIIPVIVEI; from the coding sequence GTGAAGAAGGACACGCTGCGCGTCCTGCCGCTCGGTGGTCTCGGCGAGATCGGCAAGAACATGACGGTGCTCGAAGTCGACGGCCGCATGCTGATGGTGGATGCCGGTGTGCGCTTTCCGTCGCCGGAGATGCACGGCGTCGATCTCGTGTTGCCGGACTTCACCTACGTTCTGGAGCACGCCGATCGGCTCGACGGGATCTTCATCACGCACGGGCACGAGGACCATCTCGGCGCGCTGCCGTTCGTGCTGCGGGAGCTCGACAGGGAAGCGCCGCCGGTGTTCGGCCGCCGTCTGACGATGGCGATGGCGAGGTCGAAGCTCGACGAGCATCGGCTGCGCGACGTCGAGCTCAACGCGCTCGAGCCCGGTGAAGTCGTGACGGTGGGGCCGTTCGTGGTGGAGCTGATCCACCTGACGCACTCGATTCCGGATGCGGCGGGGGTGCTCGTGACGACGCCGCCCGGTCGTGTGCTGATCACCGGCGACTACCGCTTCGACCAGAGCCCGGTCGACGGCCGGCCGGCCGACTTCGACCGGCTCGCGCGGCTCGGCAGCGAGGGGCTGCTGCTGCTGTGCGGTGATTCGACGAACGCCGACCGGGATGGGTTCGCGCCGTCGGAGTCGGCCGTCGGGCCGGCGCTGTTCGACGTGTTCGCCCGCTGCGAGGGGCGCATCGTCGTCACGAGCTTCGCGTCGAACATCCATCGCGTCGCGCAGGTCGTGCGTGCCGCCGACGAGCTCGGCCGCAAGGTCGCGCTCGTCGGCCGTTCGATGGTGAAGAACGTGAAGATCGGCCGCTCGCTCGGCCACATCACGATTCCCGACGGCACGCTGATCCAGCCGAGGCAGATCGGTGACTTTCCCGACGACGAGCTCGTGATCATCTCGACGGGCTCGCAGGGAGAGCCGCTGTCGGCGCTGCGGCGCATGGCCTACGGCGAGCACCAGCAGGTGAGCCTGCGGGCCGGCGACACGGTCGTGTTCTCGGCGACGTCGGTGCCCGGCAACGAGCGCGCCGTGAACGAGACGATCGACCGCCTCTACCAGCTCGGCTGCGACGTCGTCACCGCCGCGCAGGCGCCGGTGCACACCTCCGGGCACGGCTACCGCGAAGAGCTGAAGCTGATGCTCAACCTGACTCGTCCCCGCTACCTGATGCCGTTCCACGGCGACTTCAAACGCATCCACCTGCACGCGCTCCTGGCCGAGTCGGTCGGCATCACCCCCGACCGCGTGTTCAGGGGCGAGAACGGCAGGCCGCTCGAGATCGACGCCGAGGGAGCGCGCTTCGCCGAGCCGGTGCAGGCCGGGATGATGTTCGTCGACGGGCTCGGCGTCGGCGACCCCGAAGACGCCGCGCTGCACGACCGGCGTGCGCTGTCGCGCGACGGGATCGTGTTCGTCGTCGCGATCGCCGCACAGGAAAGCGACGACGAGCCCGTCGCCGCGCCCGAGGTGATCCTGCGCGGCGTCCCCGCCGCCGGCGGCGTCGACACCCTCACCGAACAGCTCCGCGGCGCCGTGCAGAAAACCCTCGCGCGCGCCGCCCGCGAGCACATCCACGACCCGCAACACCTGCAGGAGATCGTCCACGACGACCTCGCAGCGCTCGTCTACACGCTCACCAAACGCCGCCCGATGATCATCCCCGTCATCGTGGAGATCTGA
- a CDS encoding phosphoribosyltransferase family protein, which yields MAISGDPKTRFRDRREAGRLLAERLTDLRDEQPLVLGLVRGGVPVAFEVASALEAPLDVLVVRKLGAPRQPEYAIGAIAEDGTCVVDWDAAAPLGLGAAQVNRLIARESIEVRRRVARYREGRTPLDVTGRTVVVVDDGVATGLTDLVAVRAAHRAGARKIVVAVPVCAAPSMARLRREAADVVCVIAPRVLGGVGRWYDDFSQVDDDEVVALLAASAERTGKAKVEEVVVETDGVRLPGDLRRVEQPRGIVLFAHGSGSSRRSPRNVEVAAALGNAGFATLLFDLLTVEETRDRANVFDIPLLGARLAAATRWARARPRLSSLALGYFGASTGAAAALSAAAQLPGEVAAVVCRGGRPDLAAEALAAVRAPTLLIVGGGDPQVLELNRGALAALRCERELAVVPGAGHLFAEPGALEEVARLACAWFLEHLAAGASPPESRTGDG from the coding sequence ATGGCCATCAGCGGAGACCCGAAGACGCGCTTCCGCGACCGGCGCGAAGCCGGGCGGCTGCTGGCCGAGCGGCTCACAGACCTCCGCGACGAGCAGCCGCTGGTGCTCGGGCTCGTACGCGGAGGCGTCCCCGTCGCCTTCGAGGTGGCGTCCGCCCTCGAGGCTCCGCTCGACGTCCTCGTCGTGCGAAAGCTCGGGGCGCCGCGCCAGCCCGAGTACGCGATCGGCGCCATCGCCGAGGATGGCACCTGCGTCGTCGATTGGGATGCGGCCGCGCCTCTCGGCCTCGGTGCCGCGCAGGTGAACCGGCTGATCGCCCGCGAGAGCATCGAGGTGCGACGGCGCGTCGCGCGCTACCGCGAAGGCCGCACCCCGCTCGACGTGACCGGGCGCACCGTCGTCGTCGTCGACGACGGCGTGGCGACCGGGCTCACCGATCTCGTCGCCGTCCGTGCCGCCCATCGCGCCGGAGCGCGCAAGATCGTCGTCGCCGTGCCCGTGTGCGCCGCGCCGTCGATGGCGCGGCTGCGCCGGGAGGCCGCCGACGTCGTCTGCGTCATCGCGCCTCGCGTGCTCGGCGGGGTCGGTCGCTGGTACGACGACTTCTCCCAGGTGGACGACGACGAGGTCGTCGCCCTGCTCGCCGCGAGTGCCGAGCGCACGGGCAAGGCGAAGGTCGAGGAGGTCGTCGTCGAGACCGACGGTGTCCGGCTGCCGGGCGACCTGCGCCGCGTCGAGCAGCCGCGGGGCATCGTCCTCTTCGCGCACGGAAGCGGCAGCAGCCGGCGCAGTCCGCGCAACGTCGAGGTCGCCGCTGCGCTCGGGAACGCCGGCTTCGCGACGCTGCTGTTCGACCTGCTCACGGTCGAGGAGACGCGCGACCGCGCGAACGTCTTCGACATCCCTCTGCTCGGCGCACGGCTCGCCGCCGCGACGCGCTGGGCGCGAGCCCGGCCGCGTCTTTCCTCCCTCGCGCTCGGCTACTTCGGCGCGAGCACCGGGGCTGCCGCCGCCCTCTCGGCCGCCGCGCAGCTTCCCGGCGAGGTCGCAGCCGTCGTCTGCCGCGGCGGCCGCCCGGACCTCGCGGCGGAGGCGCTGGCGGCGGTGCGCGCGCCGACGCTGCTCATCGTCGGCGGCGGCGACCCGCAGGTGCTCGAGCTCAACCGCGGCGCGCTCGCGGCCCTGCGCTGCGAGCGCGAGCTCGCCGTCGTGCCGGGGGCCGGGCATCTCTTCGCGGAGCCGGGCGCGCTGGAGGAGGTCGCCCGCCTCGCCTGCGCATGGTTCCTCGAGCATCTCGCGGCCGGAGCGTCGCCGCCGGAGTCGAGGACGGGCGACGGCTGA
- the trhA gene encoding PAQR family membrane homeostasis protein TrhA, with product MDTLQKPRLRGVFHFWAFFVALVAGVALVALADSSLARLAAWIYVTALASMFGASALYHRYPFKSAARRVWARRLDHSTIFVFIAGTYTPFALLAFHGALRFGVLATVWAGAALGLVLNFVWLDAPKWVSVLVYSAVGWVGVITIPQMFSEVGVTGSVLVIVGGVLYTVGALIYAFHWPNPFPRTFGFHEIFHLLVVAAAAAQYVAVSTVVL from the coding sequence ATGGACACGCTCCAGAAGCCGCGGCTGCGCGGTGTCTTCCACTTCTGGGCGTTCTTCGTCGCGCTCGTCGCGGGCGTCGCGCTCGTCGCGCTCGCCGACAGCTCGCTGGCGCGGCTCGCCGCATGGATCTACGTCACCGCGCTCGCGAGCATGTTCGGCGCCAGCGCGCTCTACCACCGCTACCCCTTCAAGTCGGCCGCCCGGCGCGTGTGGGCGCGGCGACTCGACCACTCCACGATCTTCGTGTTCATCGCCGGCACCTACACGCCGTTCGCGCTCCTCGCCTTCCACGGGGCGCTGCGGTTCGGCGTGCTGGCGACGGTGTGGGCGGGGGCCGCGCTCGGCCTCGTGCTCAACTTCGTCTGGCTCGACGCTCCGAAATGGGTCAGCGTGCTCGTCTACAGCGCGGTCGGCTGGGTCGGGGTGATCACGATCCCGCAGATGTTCTCGGAGGTCGGCGTGACGGGATCGGTGCTCGTGATCGTCGGCGGCGTCCTCTACACGGTGGGCGCGCTGATCTACGCCTTCCACTGGCCGAACCCGTTCCCGAGGACGTTCGGCTTCCACGAGATCTTCCACCTCCTCGTCGTGGCCGCCGCGGCCGCGCAGTACGTGGCCGTCTCCACCGTCGTCCTCTAG
- a CDS encoding PAS domain-containing protein, producing the protein MGRGAPGAIVRSEPLVVFDAEMRVVHMNRAAESLLGRSAAEAAGKSCQPVLHGRDARGVPSGSSADAAQGERSSSSAQESMQKR; encoded by the coding sequence ATGGGCCGCGGCGCTCCCGGCGCGATCGTGCGCAGCGAGCCGCTCGTCGTCTTCGATGCGGAAATGCGCGTCGTGCACATGAACAGGGCGGCGGAGAGCCTGCTCGGGCGGTCGGCGGCCGAAGCGGCCGGCAAGTCGTGCCAGCCCGTCCTGCACGGGCGCGACGCACGGGGCGTGCCCTCGGGATCGTCAGCTGATGCCGCTCAGGGCGAGCGCTCGAGCTCGAGCGCGCAGGAGTCGATGCAGAAGCGCTAG
- a CDS encoding glutathione S-transferase N-terminal domain-containing protein: protein MPALPTAETPMLRLFQTEWCPSSHRVRQRLTELDVAYTALQVPVERDERTALFQATGGVTIPALVAEDGAVLIGEDAILDYLDRRFDEPGGAVAHREKAEQARRRLLEEAA, encoded by the coding sequence ATGCCCGCTCTTCCCACCGCTGAGACTCCGATGCTCCGTCTCTTCCAGACGGAGTGGTGCCCATCGTCCCACAGGGTGCGGCAGCGCCTCACGGAGCTGGACGTCGCCTACACGGCGCTCCAGGTGCCCGTCGAGCGCGACGAGCGGACTGCGCTCTTCCAGGCGACCGGCGGCGTCACCATCCCCGCGCTCGTGGCGGAGGACGGAGCCGTGCTGATCGGCGAGGACGCGATCCTCGACTACCTGGACAGGCGCTTCGACGAACCCGGGGGCGCCGTCGCCCACCGGGAGAAGGCCGAGCAGGCACGCCGGCGACTACTGGAGGAGGCAGCATGA
- a CDS encoding DUF302 domain-containing protein has translation MSTAPYALTTKTALAFDDAVARVREELASEGFGVLTEIDAQSTLREKLGVEMERYLILGACNPAFAHAALELEPEIGVLLPCNVVVYEQDGSTLVSAVDAERMLSVVGRGDLNPIADEVRGRLAGVVARVGAATA, from the coding sequence ATGAGCACGGCACCGTACGCCTTGACGACGAAGACCGCGCTCGCGTTCGACGACGCGGTCGCGCGCGTTCGCGAGGAGCTCGCGTCCGAGGGATTCGGCGTCCTCACCGAGATCGACGCGCAGTCGACCCTGCGCGAGAAGCTCGGGGTCGAGATGGAGCGCTACCTGATCCTGGGTGCGTGCAATCCGGCGTTCGCCCACGCGGCGCTCGAGCTGGAGCCGGAGATCGGCGTCCTCCTGCCCTGCAACGTGGTCGTCTACGAGCAGGACGGGTCGACGCTCGTCTCGGCGGTCGACGCCGAGCGGATGCTCTCGGTCGTCGGGCGCGGGGATCTGAACCCGATCGCGGACGAGGTGCGCGGACGGCTCGCCGGCGTCGTCGCGCGGGTCGGCGCGGCCACGGCCTGA
- a CDS encoding thioredoxin family protein, which produces MDVSSETFETDVIERSREVPVIVDFWAPWCGPCHMLAPVLEREVERRGGAVELVKVNIDDNPDIARRFAISGIPAVKAFSDGAVVKEFVGAVPPVVVAGFLDALRDEVAA; this is translated from the coding sequence ATGGACGTCTCTAGCGAGACTTTCGAGACCGATGTGATCGAGCGCTCACGCGAGGTGCCCGTGATCGTCGATTTCTGGGCGCCGTGGTGCGGCCCGTGCCACATGCTCGCGCCCGTGCTGGAGCGCGAGGTCGAGCGGCGCGGCGGCGCCGTCGAGCTCGTGAAGGTGAACATCGACGACAATCCCGACATCGCGCGCCGGTTCGCGATCAGCGGCATCCCGGCAGTGAAGGCGTTCTCGGACGGTGCCGTCGTGAAGGAGTTCGTCGGCGCCGTGCCGCCCGTCGTCGTCGCCGGCTTCCTGGACGCGCTTCGCGACGAGGTGGCGGCGTGA
- a CDS encoding ArsR/SmtB family transcription factor: MSASATTLPHPLPDALVELIARRFRVIGEPMRIRLLDSLRVGEATVQELTEAVGASQQNVSKHLHVLHEAGIVARRKSGNQVFYRVVDAGVFELCETVCGSVQRQVAELNAILEGAGR, from the coding sequence GTGAGCGCGTCCGCGACGACGCTTCCGCACCCGCTGCCCGACGCTCTCGTGGAGCTGATCGCGCGGCGCTTCCGCGTCATCGGCGAGCCGATGCGCATCCGGCTGCTCGACAGCCTGCGGGTGGGAGAGGCGACCGTGCAGGAGCTCACCGAGGCGGTGGGCGCATCGCAGCAGAACGTCTCCAAGCACCTGCACGTCCTGCACGAGGCGGGAATCGTGGCACGGCGGAAGTCCGGCAACCAGGTCTTCTACCGCGTCGTCGACGCCGGCGTATTCGAGCTCTGCGAGACCGTCTGCGGCAGCGTGCAGCGCCAGGTCGCGGAGCTGAACGCGATCCTCGAAGGAGCGGGGCGATGA
- a CDS encoding DUF2892 domain-containing protein, whose amino-acid sequence MRASAWPLERVLFALAGTMTLLSVALAALVSPWFLLLAAFVGVSQWLYVSVGQCPASFVIERVLHVERGCPR is encoded by the coding sequence ATGAGGGCCTCCGCCTGGCCTCTCGAGCGTGTCCTCTTCGCGCTCGCCGGCACGATGACCCTGCTCAGCGTGGCGCTGGCCGCGCTCGTGTCGCCGTGGTTCTTGCTGCTCGCCGCGTTCGTGGGGGTGAGCCAGTGGCTGTACGTGTCCGTCGGGCAGTGCCCGGCCTCATTCGTGATCGAGCGCGTGCTCCACGTCGAGCGGGGGTGCCCGAGGTGA
- a CDS encoding MMPL family transporter, whose amino-acid sequence MIAVGPLGRLGSWTAAHFRTVLIAWVVIAAGLGALAPKVEHALSGAGWEASGSQSVQARELIDRSFGGQSSAALMVVLHAPAATVADPAFAATVDRVTAILRADARVSSIAAPRPGFSISRDRHTAIVSAGAKGSTTEMVAAADELKGKLKAAAGAGVAVSLTGASGMWSDFNEANRNAMMKSELISWPVTLVILLLAFGSLVAAGLPLMLTILGLVASAGTLYLGSRVFDISIWAMNFALMFALALGIDYALFVVHRFRGAFFGSKLTAREAVAATMDTAGKAVLFSGLTVLISLSAVMLVPSPAFRSMALGIMVSVLFVLLATLTLLPAVLGRLGPRVDKLALRWVHSGEHRSPAFAAWAERLWRRPLLYGSAALAVLIALALPIFGLRTGMPSIKVVPPSDGSRQGYELVQAAFGQGAPGALQIVGPAAAIAGASAAVASDPGIARVMPAQPGADGLALVQAIPASDPSSPSVGATIDRLREVLPAGVLVGGATAENHDLEQTLAAKTPLVIGVVLVLGFLLLLLALQAPVIAAVGVVTNLLATGAAFGVARLIFQGGHGSGLLGFESQGFIDAWGPVFFFAMIFAISMDYTVFLLSSAKEHYDRSHDPRDAMVGGLAHSGRVIFAAAAVMVAVFLTFALSGPLPPKEMGVILGVAVLLDALLIRLVLVPVALRLLGTWAWGLPRWLDRILPDVRFGHS is encoded by the coding sequence GTGATCGCCGTCGGGCCGCTCGGCCGGCTGGGTTCGTGGACGGCCGCTCATTTCCGCACCGTCCTCATCGCCTGGGTCGTGATCGCCGCCGGTCTCGGCGCGCTGGCGCCGAAGGTCGAGCACGCGCTCTCCGGCGCGGGCTGGGAGGCGTCGGGCTCGCAGTCGGTGCAGGCACGCGAGCTCATCGACAGGAGCTTCGGCGGCCAGTCGAGCGCCGCGCTGATGGTCGTGCTGCACGCGCCGGCGGCGACCGTCGCCGATCCTGCGTTCGCCGCGACGGTCGACCGCGTCACGGCGATCCTGCGCGCGGACGCGCGCGTCTCCTCGATCGCCGCGCCGCGCCCGGGCTTCTCCATCTCCCGCGATCGCCATACCGCGATCGTGAGCGCCGGCGCGAAGGGGTCGACGACGGAGATGGTGGCCGCCGCCGACGAGCTCAAGGGCAAGCTGAAGGCCGCCGCCGGTGCCGGCGTCGCGGTCAGCCTCACCGGAGCGTCCGGCATGTGGTCGGACTTCAACGAGGCGAACCGCAACGCGATGATGAAGTCCGAGCTCATCTCCTGGCCGGTCACGCTCGTGATCCTGCTGCTCGCCTTCGGCTCGCTCGTCGCCGCCGGCCTGCCGTTGATGCTCACGATCCTCGGCCTCGTCGCCTCTGCCGGGACGCTGTACCTCGGCAGCCGGGTGTTCGACATCTCGATCTGGGCGATGAACTTCGCGCTCATGTTCGCGCTCGCGCTCGGGATCGACTACGCGCTCTTCGTCGTGCACCGTTTCCGCGGCGCCTTCTTCGGCTCGAAGCTGACCGCGCGCGAGGCGGTCGCGGCGACGATGGACACGGCGGGCAAGGCCGTGCTCTTCTCGGGGCTGACGGTGCTGATCTCGCTGTCGGCGGTGATGCTCGTGCCGAGCCCGGCGTTCCGCTCGATGGCGCTCGGGATCATGGTGTCCGTGCTCTTCGTGCTGCTGGCGACGCTGACCCTGCTGCCGGCGGTGCTCGGCAGGCTCGGCCCGCGGGTCGACAAGCTCGCCCTCAGGTGGGTGCACTCGGGCGAGCATCGCTCGCCGGCGTTCGCCGCCTGGGCGGAGCGCCTGTGGCGGCGCCCGCTGCTCTACGGCTCGGCGGCCCTCGCGGTGCTGATCGCGCTGGCGCTGCCGATCTTCGGGTTGCGCACGGGCATGCCGTCGATCAAGGTCGTGCCGCCGAGCGACGGCTCGCGCCAGGGCTACGAGCTCGTCCAGGCGGCCTTCGGCCAGGGGGCGCCGGGCGCGCTGCAGATCGTCGGGCCGGCGGCGGCGATCGCCGGCGCGTCCGCGGCCGTCGCGTCCGATCCCGGCATCGCCCGCGTCATGCCGGCGCAGCCCGGCGCGGACGGTCTCGCGCTCGTGCAGGCGATCCCCGCCTCCGACCCGTCGAGCCCGAGCGTCGGCGCGACCATCGACCGGCTCCGCGAGGTGCTGCCGGCCGGCGTGCTCGTCGGCGGCGCCACTGCCGAGAATCACGACCTCGAGCAGACGCTGGCGGCGAAGACGCCGCTCGTGATCGGCGTCGTGCTCGTGCTCGGCTTCCTGCTGCTGCTCCTCGCGCTGCAGGCGCCCGTGATCGCCGCCGTCGGCGTCGTCACGAACCTGCTTGCGACCGGTGCCGCCTTCGGCGTCGCCCGCCTCATCTTCCAGGGGGGGCACGGCTCCGGGCTGCTCGGGTTCGAGTCGCAGGGCTTCATCGACGCGTGGGGGCCCGTGTTCTTCTTCGCCATGATCTTCGCGATCTCGATGGACTACACGGTGTTCCTGCTCTCGTCGGCGAAGGAGCACTACGACCGCTCGCACGATCCGCGCGACGCGATGGTGGGAGGGCTCGCGCATTCCGGCCGCGTCATCTTCGCCGCCGCCGCCGTGATGGTGGCGGTGTTCCTCACCTTCGCGCTCTCGGGGCCGCTGCCGCCGAAGGAGATGGGCGTCATCCTGGGTGTGGCGGTGCTCCTCGACGCGTTGCTGATCCGGCTCGTGCTCGTGCCGGTGGCGCTGCGGCTGCTGGGGACGTGGGCCTGGGGCCTGCCGCGCTGGCTCGACCGCATCCTGCCGGATGTGAGGTTCGGGCACTCGTAG